In a genomic window of Octadecabacter temperatus:
- a CDS encoding LysR family transcriptional regulator, producing MARNLDLTALRSFVTVADAGGVTKAAGVLNLTQSAVSMQLKRLEESLDLSLLDRSARQISVTAEGEQLLSYARRMLSLNDEALQRMTADEYEGEITLGVPHDIIDPYIPHVLRRFAADFPRMKIHLVSEPTKALRTMFGRGECDAIITTEAEPGPGGESLVTLPLVWVGAVGGTAWKQRPLPVAFCSNCIFRSGVLKRMDDASFGWEMVVESQTDTAIEAVVSADLAVHAVIKGVYARQTVPVPSEANLPDPGKSQIVLYMQSKEDPVQAALHDMIRESYMSEWASTAAKLRSV from the coding sequence ATGGCAAGAAATCTGGACCTTACCGCACTGCGCTCTTTCGTAACCGTTGCGGATGCTGGCGGTGTCACGAAGGCGGCCGGCGTTTTGAACCTGACCCAATCGGCGGTTTCGATGCAGCTGAAGCGGCTGGAAGAAAGTCTTGATCTTTCGCTGCTTGATCGCTCTGCGCGGCAAATCTCTGTCACCGCAGAAGGGGAGCAGTTGCTGAGTTATGCCCGCCGGATGCTGTCCCTAAACGACGAAGCACTGCAGCGCATGACGGCGGATGAATATGAGGGCGAAATTACCCTTGGCGTGCCGCATGATATTATTGATCCCTATATCCCACATGTTCTGCGTCGTTTTGCGGCTGATTTCCCGCGCATGAAAATTCACCTCGTGTCTGAGCCGACCAAAGCCCTGCGTACGATGTTTGGACGCGGCGAGTGTGACGCGATCATCACCACAGAGGCCGAGCCTGGCCCTGGCGGTGAATCACTTGTGACATTGCCACTGGTTTGGGTCGGTGCGGTTGGCGGTACGGCGTGGAAGCAGCGTCCGTTGCCTGTTGCCTTTTGCAGCAACTGTATCTTCCGGTCTGGCGTCTTAAAGCGGATGGATGATGCAAGTTTCGGTTGGGAAATGGTCGTAGAGTCGCAAACTGATACGGCTATTGAGGCCGTGGTGAGCGCGGATCTCGCTGTGCATGCTGTCATCAAGGGCGTTTATGCCCGCCAGACCGTGCCAGTCCCGTCAGAGGCAAACTTACCGGATCCCGGAAAGTCGCAGATCGTTTTATATATGCAGTCCAAGGAAGATCCGGTTCAGGCCGCATTGCACGACATGATCCGCGAATCCTATATGTCTGAATGGGCAAGCACAGCCGCCAAATTGCGCAGCGTCTAA
- a CDS encoding NADPH:quinone oxidoreductase family protein, producing MKAFQVQTYDTPPTHCAVNAPVPAEGEVLLNIEACGLNFADLLMAKGTYQDTPSPPFTLGMEVCGTVLALGNGVSTPEIGTRVAVFGGQGGLAEQGVFPANLCREVPAEMSSPDAAGFQVAYGTSHLALTRRAKLQAGETLLVMGAAGGVGLTAVEIGKAMGATVIGVARGAEKMAVAKAAGADHVIDASADITAEVRALGGADVVYDPVGGDAFKAAMRATNREGRMITIGFASGDVPQIPANHLLVKNITVIGFYWGGYLKFDPTSLTDSMGELMDWYVQGRLKPHVSHTLPLEQAADALELLRSRKSTGKVVVTP from the coding sequence ATGAAAGCCTTCCAAGTCCAAACTTACGATACGCCGCCGACACATTGCGCAGTAAATGCGCCCGTGCCCGCAGAAGGCGAAGTGCTGCTCAACATCGAAGCCTGTGGGCTAAACTTCGCCGATCTGCTTATGGCCAAAGGCACGTACCAAGACACACCGTCGCCGCCCTTCACGTTGGGGATGGAAGTTTGCGGAACGGTGCTTGCTTTGGGTAACGGCGTCAGCACACCCGAAATAGGCACGCGCGTTGCCGTTTTTGGTGGCCAGGGCGGGCTGGCTGAACAGGGTGTTTTCCCTGCGAACTTGTGTCGCGAAGTACCAGCTGAGATGTCATCGCCGGATGCAGCTGGCTTTCAGGTGGCTTACGGAACGTCCCACCTCGCGTTGACGCGGCGCGCCAAACTGCAGGCCGGTGAAACGCTTTTGGTGATGGGCGCAGCAGGTGGCGTTGGCCTTACGGCGGTGGAAATCGGCAAGGCGATGGGGGCCACCGTGATTGGCGTCGCTCGCGGCGCTGAGAAAATGGCCGTGGCGAAGGCCGCGGGCGCAGATCATGTGATTGACGCAAGCGCAGACATCACAGCAGAGGTCCGCGCCTTAGGCGGTGCAGATGTTGTCTATGATCCAGTCGGCGGCGATGCTTTTAAAGCCGCAATGCGCGCGACCAACCGCGAAGGTCGTATGATCACGATCGGGTTTGCCAGCGGCGATGTTCCGCAAATTCCAGCCAACCACCTGTTGGTTAAAAACATCACCGTCATCGGCTTTTATTGGGGTGGGTATTTGAAATTCGACCCAACTTCACTGACCGACAGCATGGGCGAATTGATGGACTGGTACGTACAAGGTCGCTTAAAGCCCCATGTCAGCCATACTCTGCCACTCGAGCAAGCCGCCGATGCACTTGAACTACTGCGCAGCCGCAAGAGCACCGGAAAAGTTGTCGTAACGCCTTAG
- a CDS encoding helix-turn-helix domain-containing protein produces the protein MKHAVDVHVGKRIRHRRWVSGTTQQQLADQVGIKFQQIQKYETGMNRVSASRLWDIAAALSVDVAFFFEGLDGNLIPTDMGGMPSDILSDKEALDLLRSYYAIPENQRRRLFDLARVLSEAA, from the coding sequence ATGAAGCACGCAGTTGACGTACATGTTGGTAAACGTATCCGCCACCGCCGTTGGGTGAGCGGCACAACACAGCAGCAGCTTGCTGATCAAGTTGGAATCAAGTTCCAGCAGATCCAAAAATACGAGACTGGGATGAACCGCGTCAGCGCATCCCGCCTTTGGGATATTGCCGCTGCATTGAGCGTTGACGTTGCGTTTTTCTTTGAGGGGCTAGATGGTAATTTGATCCCTACAGACATGGGCGGCATGCCAAGCGATATTCTGTCCGACAAAGAAGCCTTGGACCTTCTGCGGTCCTACTACGCGATCCCTGAGAACCAACGTCGTCGCCTGTTTGATCTGGCGCGCGTACTAAGCGAAGCTGCTTAA
- a CDS encoding inositol monophosphatase family protein yields the protein MTLSKVTLTEKETTALRECAHVMADAARAAILPLFRSGLASDNKDAGGFDPVTEADRAAELAMREVLADMRPLDGILGEEFGEQDGTSGLQWVLDPIDGTRGFISGTPTWGVLVSVRDKTGPIYGMIDQPYIGERFEGGFGHAAMSGPLGARALGTKTTNNLAEATILTTFPEVGVKADAVGFQAVAARCKLTRYGMDCYGYALLAAGQVDLVVEAGLSAYDIQAPIAVIEAAGGIVTDWRGGPAHEGGRALAAANVEIHAQALAILAKH from the coding sequence ATGACCCTTTCTAAAGTTACCCTGACCGAAAAAGAGACGACAGCGCTGCGCGAGTGCGCACATGTCATGGCGGATGCTGCACGCGCTGCGATCCTGCCGCTGTTCCGCTCAGGGCTTGCCTCAGACAATAAAGATGCTGGCGGATTTGACCCTGTTACAGAAGCGGACCGCGCTGCAGAACTTGCGATGCGGGAGGTGCTCGCGGATATGCGTCCGCTGGACGGCATCTTGGGTGAGGAATTTGGCGAGCAAGACGGCACGAGCGGGTTGCAGTGGGTCCTAGACCCGATTGACGGCACGCGCGGTTTTATTTCCGGAACGCCCACATGGGGCGTGTTGGTATCAGTACGTGATAAGACCGGCCCGATATATGGCATGATTGACCAGCCTTATATTGGCGAGCGGTTTGAAGGTGGATTTGGACATGCCGCGATGAGCGGGCCTTTGGGTGCACGGGCGTTGGGTACCAAGACAACAAACAATTTGGCCGAGGCGACAATCTTAACGACGTTTCCCGAAGTTGGTGTGAAGGCAGACGCCGTTGGATTTCAAGCGGTTGCTGCACGCTGCAAGCTAACCCGTTACGGAATGGATTGTTATGGCTATGCGCTGTTGGCCGCGGGGCAGGTTGATCTCGTGGTTGAAGCGGGTTTGAGTGCTTATGACATTCAAGCGCCTATCGCAGTGATCGAAGCGGCGGGTGGAATTGTAACTGATTGGCGCGGAGGCCCAGCCCATGAAGGCGGGCGTGCACTGGCGGCTGCCAATGTTGAAATTCATGCTCAGGCTTTGGCGATATTGGCTAAGCACTGA
- a CDS encoding 8-oxoguanine deaminase codes for MPDVLIKGAAAVLTMDDARRELAGSDVLLRDGVIAGVGVELGAEGAEVIHAAGCVVTPGLVNTHHHLYQTLTRAVPGGQDALLFGWLQTLYPIWAKFGPEEMFISAQIGLAELALSGCTMTSDHLYLYPNGSRLDDTIAAAGEVGLRFHPTRGAMSIGESDGGLPPDSLVEREADILEDCIRVIDAFHDASEGAMVRVGVAPCSPFSVSRDLMRDAALLARDKGVMLHTHLAENDEDIAYSLEKFGCRPGQYAEDLGWTGPDVWHAHCVKLDGQEIDLFARSKTGVAHCPCSNCRLGSGIAPVRAMRDAGVKVGLGVDGSASNDMGSLIGEARQTMLLQRVANGADAMSAREALEIATRGSAEVLGRDDCGQIAVGKRADIAIWDVSGVHSAGSWDPAAILLAGPVTVKHLLVEGRQIVADGHVVSFDLERAIVKQNRLVQGLQA; via the coding sequence ATGCCTGATGTTTTGATTAAGGGCGCAGCGGCGGTTCTTACAATGGATGATGCGCGACGTGAATTGGCGGGGTCTGATGTGTTGCTGCGCGACGGTGTGATTGCCGGTGTTGGCGTTGAGCTGGGTGCTGAGGGCGCCGAGGTCATTCATGCGGCGGGATGTGTTGTGACGCCCGGGCTGGTGAACACACATCATCATTTGTATCAAACACTGACACGCGCGGTACCCGGTGGTCAGGACGCGCTGCTGTTTGGGTGGTTGCAAACGCTTTATCCAATTTGGGCTAAGTTTGGACCGGAAGAGATGTTTATCTCGGCGCAGATTGGGTTGGCTGAGTTGGCGCTGAGCGGCTGTACGATGACCTCCGACCATTTGTACCTTTATCCAAACGGTTCGCGCTTGGATGACACGATTGCAGCCGCTGGCGAGGTCGGTTTGCGATTCCACCCTACACGTGGCGCGATGAGCATTGGCGAAAGTGACGGGGGCTTGCCGCCCGACAGTTTGGTGGAACGTGAGGCGGATATTCTAGAGGATTGCATCCGCGTGATTGATGCGTTCCACGACGCAAGCGAGGGCGCGATGGTGCGTGTCGGCGTGGCCCCCTGTTCGCCGTTTTCCGTGAGCCGAGACTTGATGCGGGACGCGGCGCTTTTGGCTCGTGATAAAGGCGTGATGTTGCACACGCATCTGGCAGAGAACGACGAAGACATCGCCTATTCGTTAGAAAAGTTCGGCTGCCGACCGGGGCAATATGCGGAAGATTTGGGATGGACAGGGCCGGATGTTTGGCACGCGCATTGTGTGAAGCTCGACGGGCAAGAGATTGATTTGTTTGCGAGATCAAAGACTGGGGTTGCCCATTGTCCGTGTTCAAACTGCCGACTTGGGTCTGGGATCGCGCCGGTGCGGGCGATGCGGGATGCGGGGGTTAAGGTTGGGCTTGGTGTCGATGGATCTGCGTCAAATGATATGGGATCGCTGATTGGCGAAGCACGTCAAACGATGTTGTTGCAACGGGTGGCAAATGGCGCTGATGCGATGTCTGCGCGGGAGGCGTTGGAGATCGCGACGCGCGGTAGCGCGGAGGTTTTGGGGCGTGATGATTGCGGTCAAATTGCCGTGGGTAAGCGGGCGGACATTGCCATTTGGGATGTATCTGGAGTGCACAGTGCTGGGTCATGGGATCCTGCTGCGATTTTGCTGGCGGGCCCTGTGACTGTTAAACATTTGTTAGTTGAGGGACGGCAAATTGTTGCCGATGGGCATGTCGTCAGTTTTGATTTGGAGCGTGCTATTGTGAAGCAAAACCGGCTTGTGCAAGGTTTACAGGCATAA
- a CDS encoding CAP domain-containing protein encodes MRNLALLAVLALAACQPAPTPSTQTPIVAQAPGPVSGIAALINQQRAANGRGPITENARLSRAARDHAQDMVTNNYFSHQGLNGSNLSSRARAAGYNCVAAENIAWGQRSEAEVMNEWMNSAGHRRNILLSDAREFGIGRVNNHWVMLLGRGC; translated from the coding sequence ATGAGAAACCTAGCTTTATTGGCGGTACTAGCTTTGGCCGCATGCCAGCCGGCACCAACTCCGTCAACGCAAACCCCAATTGTTGCCCAGGCTCCAGGTCCGGTCAGCGGTATCGCGGCATTGATTAATCAGCAGCGCGCCGCAAATGGCCGTGGCCCAATCACGGAAAACGCGCGGCTGTCACGTGCAGCGCGCGACCACGCGCAAGACATGGTTACGAATAACTACTTCTCCCATCAGGGGCTCAACGGTTCTAACCTAAGCTCACGCGCCCGTGCCGCTGGTTACAATTGCGTTGCCGCTGAGAATATCGCATGGGGTCAACGCTCAGAAGCGGAAGTCATGAACGAATGGATGAATTCGGCAGGGCACCGTCGCAATATCTTGCTGAGTGATGCCAGGGAGTTTGGCATTGGTCGGGTCAACAATCACTGGGTGATGCTTCTTGGGCGGGGGTGCTAA